The Orcinus orca chromosome 1, mOrcOrc1.1, whole genome shotgun sequence DNA window CAAGCCCCATCCTCACCTGGGAACCTGGCGTCCTCTGATGCCGCTGGGCTGGGCAGCAGTGGAACAGGCAGCTGGGAGCCTCCTGTTCTCAGTCCAAAGCGGAAGTTCCATTCTCCAGCGAGAATAAGGGCCTTCCCCTGACGGTCCCCTCCCAGGGGCCCAGCAGGCCGGCCCCCCTCCCTGTCACCCCGCTCTCACTCTGTTCTGCTGTCCTCAGGCAGTTTCAGGTCCCGTTTCCGCAATCTGGAGGGATTTACCGTAAATAGAATGGGTGGGTGGCCAGTTTGGTTTTGCCAGTTCAGCAGCTGTGGGGGAACCGGGCTGTTCCGGGAGAACGTCCACAACTGGGGGCTTGCCTGCCAAGGCCCCTGACCTCATGAATGTCTTCAGGAACATGGGTGTTcctcaatgaaatggaaacatgGCTGCCCTGGCGCCCGAGGGCTGGATTTGGAGTCAGGAACCTTGATTCGtatgctggctctgccacttaccagctaaACATTCTCAGCTAAGGGAACCCAAGGGAGCCCCCATTTCCTCTGCCATATGGTGGGACCATAATTGCACTTGCTCTACAGATTGCGCTGGGGGGCTCAGATGGGATAGTGGAGAAAGAGGAGGGTAAACTGTAAAGTGCAGTGCACATGTTAATTGTTAATATCATACCATGTCCCAGGCCTCCCCTTTCTGGGCTCatcttctgctttctttcccttctacACCCCGGCTCTTTCCCTGTTCTCAGAAAATAatctaataatgaaaaatgaattttaaatgtggTCATTATTTGCTTATACCCCTTCCTCTGCTTCCAGCAGACCTGTGGCTGATGACTGTAATTGGCACAGCCAGGAGCCTGTTGCTTGTTGATCCTGGCATCACAGCAAGTTAGGACAGGAGAGGGGCTTGCAGGTCACCCAGCCCGTGCCACTCATCTTATatatggggaaaccaaggcccagaggggAGAGAGCACTGTTCAGCAAATATCTATCGTGAGCCTCTATGTACTCCGGCGATAGAGCCACAAGCCAATCAGCCCTGGGTCCTGCCCCGTGGGGTGTCTCTTCTCCTGGGGGAGACTGGTATTACACATCAAGTGACACAATGGTTTCATTGCTCCTGTGATGAATGTCACAAGAAGTAGCTGCTGGAGCCCACACCTCTCACTAGTGGCAGATGCAGGACTTGGAGTCAGGCATCCCTGGCACCGGGATAGCAGCCCTCTTACCGAGGTTGCGTCTGAAGCAACGTGATGCCCCTCTCAGGGATGGCTGCCCAGCAAGTCCCAGGAGCTGCCATAGGTCAGGAGGGCTCTCTTGATATCTGTGCTTAGAGAGAGAAAATCGTTGGGCTTGTGGATGCTTCTTGGCAGAAATTAAGTGTTTACAGCCGAGGGTGATAGGGAAAGAAGAGACTCGTGTGATAAAACCCAAGGGTCTCTGGGTTCAGCCAACTATAGACCCTCCAGTGATTTGGTGGCTggtaaaaatgggaaaagatggGCTTGAATTTGGGGTAGAAATAGGATGAGCCTAAGAACAGGAAGCAGCAGGGTGTGGGGGGGTCAGggcatgggctttggaatcagcccctcctaagttttttgttttttgttttttgttttgcggtacacgggcctctcactgttgtggcctctcctgttgcggagcacaggctccggatgcacaggctcagcggccatggctcacgggcccagccgctccgcggcatgtgggatcttcccggaccagggtacgaagccgcgccccctgcatcggcaggcggactctcaaccactgtgccaccagggaagcccccctcctaAGTTTGAATCCCAGGCCTACCTCTTTCTAGCTATGTGGCCTCAGGTGTGTTTAttgacctcagtttccccgtATATAAGTCAGGGGCATGGGCACCCCTTCCTGGGGTGATTGTGGGGTCAGTGAGGTAACCCCGCATGTCCAGGGCCTAGCTGAGTGCCCAGCCCTCAGTAGGCACCCAAGGCAAACCTGGGAGTCGTGTGATTTCTctgaagagaagacagaaatctTGGAGCCTGGAGGCACAGGAGCCATGCCTGGATTAGGGATCAGGAGCTAGGGAGACCCTTGGCCCCTGAGTGAGAGCCAGCTGGTCTCTGTACCCTTAAAATGCTGGCTTGCAACCCTGATAGAGAGGGGACAATCCCTACAGAGGATGGAAGAGAAGCCTAAGACCCTTGCACATCCCGTGGTCTGAAAGAGGCCCCCCGGTCCTTGGGGTGCCTTGTACTAGCTCCTGTCCCACCCTTGCTACCCCCCTTAAaagccctcccccagctcccctcgGCCAAGCAGACAAGCTGGCATTTTCAAAGGCCTGTCTCTCCTGGCAAAGAGAGAACAACAAGGAAATGATTATGGAAAATAAAGATGGTCGTTTCCGAAATACAGGTTTCTGATCTGACACCGTGGCCTACATAAACGGTgcattgattttttaaacaaaagagaaatgagaagaaagatgTATCACTTGCGGCATTGCCGGGTGGGCTGCTAAGTAGCTGCTGGAGGTGAGCTGTGAGTGGAGCGGCCCCGTGACCCCCGCCTTGTCCCTGCCAGAGGCTCTCAGACTCTGTGGACCAGGCCGAGTTCCTAGGCCCTGGCCTCTGttattgctctgtgtgtgtgtgtgtgtgtgtgtgtgtgtgtgtgtgtgtgtatgtcttcatctctccttccttctcatctGACACATTTCCCAGGCCCCTACTATGCGCCTGGCCTGTATCAAAGGGGCCCCGCCCTCAAGGATGCTCACAGTCCAGTGAGGGATGCAGACCTGTAAGGAAATAAGTGCAGAAAAGCCAGATGGTGGACCTTGTGCATTGACTTCACCTGGCagaccatccacccacccatgtCTCTGTCCTCCCCAAACCCTTCTTTTTTTGTATGATCATATTTATTTGTGAAATCCCGAAAAAAATGattaaactcacagaaaaagaatcatgcaTCATGCTTGTGGCTCCCAGCAGCAGAAAATTGGTGGGAGGAAATACAGGATAAAGGTTgttcaaaggtacaaacttccagttataaggtaaataaatacaaaacaggTAATGTACAACAAAAACTCATACGCCACAATAGCAAATAATCAAACTATAATATAGACTAAGGAACTGAAtcgacatttatccaaagaagatatacaaatgaccaatagaTACATGACAAGTTCCTCACCATTACAAAAGATGGAATGTACAAGAAGACCAAAATTAGCACAGCGGTAGGATACTATCAAAGTTGTTTAGGCAGTAAATCCTattcatcacaagaagaaaaaggtTTTTTTGGTAACCATTTCATAATATAGGTAAGTCATATCATTACACTTCAAAATTTAAtatcataaaacaagaaaaacatttaaaaggtaaaaactaAAAGTGCAAAATTATCAAAGAGGACAAACTACTACTGTTTTacctttagaattattttattaaatcttaaaTGTACAACAGCTTCTTAACTCTACACACGAAATCGATTTTTTAAGAAGAATGATGTTATGTCTTATTACACCATGATTCTGGCTAATAGTCTTTCAAAACTTtgagaaaaatcttgaaaaaggtTTCACATGTCACCCAAAACTTTGAAATTTGACATTATCAAAGAAAGGATTCTTCCACACTTTTATAGAGACCACTGGAAAGACACAACAATTCAAAAGCTAAGAAACtgtttcaaaagcattttttatAGTCTTTCCTCCACAGGAAGGTAATGTTCTTACATAATTGAGTCCACTCACAAAATGGCTCTGTGTACCTGCTCTGGTGTCTTCTCCCATATCCCTGCATGACTGAGATAAGAGTTTCCTGAACACTGTTATTTCGATAACCTAAAGCTCTTCTGTTACCTCTGGGCTCTAATTCTCTATTTATACAGTCAAGCCCATGGCAAATAAGAAGCTCAGTATCATCTTGTCTGTCCATAACCCCCACTTCCTCCATTGCCTCTTGGACCATAGCTTCCTCCACTGTATGATCCCCCCATGTTCCTGCTACCACTCAGTTTTCCACTCTTCAGTAATTCGTACTTAGAAGTTTCTGCTTATAATCCTCCAAAtcactgtaatttttcttttaattttatttatttatttttggctgtgttgggtcttcgttgctgcgtgcaggctttctctagttgcggcgagcaggggctactctccattgcggagcatgggctctaggcatataggcttcggtagttgtggtttgcgggctctagagcgcaggctcagcagttgtgacacaaggactcagttgctccgcagcatgtgggatcctcccagaccagggcttgaacccatgtcccctgcattggcagctggattcttaaccactgtgccaccagggaagccccaatcactGTAATTTTGACTTCCATAATTCCTCCTTCTATAGTTGTCATAACCAGCTCTGGAGCTCCCATCCTGGTAGCCATATCCACCACCATATCCTCCTCGCCCTCCTCCATGCCCAGGGCTACCCCCCAAATTGCCACCTCCAGGTCCTCCTCCAGACCCATGATAGCCATCCCCAAATGTATGTCCTCTTCCATATCCGTCAGATCCTCCTGTAAAGTTCCTTCCTCCAAAGTTTCCTGCTCCAAACTTTCCACCACCACCATGAAAATATACAAAACCAGcgtttcttcctcttccacttctAGAACATGGGCCTTCTTGCATTTCTTGTCTAGACAAGGCCTTTCTTACTTCTGCATGATGACCATTGACGGTATGATTTTTCTGCAACACAACCTTATCCACGGGATCATGGTCATCAAAAGCAACAAACCCAAAACCTCTTTTCTTGCCTGACTGCCCATCAGTAATTATTTCAATGGCATTGATTTTTCCATATTTCTCAAAGTAATCTCTAAGATGACGTTCCTCAGTATCTTCTGCAATTCCACCGACAAACAGCTTCTTCACAGTGACAAGAGCCCCCGGCTTTCCATAGTCCTCTCTTGGGACAGCACGTTTGGGAGTAACCGTTTTCCCATCAGTGGAATGAGGTCTGGCAGCCATGACAGCATCAACCTCAGCCATGGATGAAAACATGACAAAACCAAATCTTCTTGCTTTTTGGCTTACAGGGTCCCGTACTAACACACAGTCTGTGAGATATCCCCATTGCTGGTAGTGGTTCCACAGACGTTCTTCTGTGGTTTCAGAGCTCAAGCCACCAATAAAGAGTTTACGGAattgttccttttctctcttattcCTCTCCAAAGGAACAGATTTTGAAGTTTTCTTCATCATGGGCTTACTAGCTTCAGCCATTTCTCCGAAACTCAGGGGGATGAGGGAGATCTCAGGGCACTAACAGGAACCGAACTGGCCCCTGCGCTATGGTGAGAACACAAACCTGGTCGGTCCTGACCCTGCGGTCAGAACTTCCACTGCTCCAGGAAAACTCTAGGAGCACCTCCACGGGGACCCGGCGCTGCTGCCTCTGGAGCCGCTGCCGCCCTTGAATCAACCTTGAGCAACTTTCAATTTTTCAGAATAGGTTGATTGGTGAAACAGGTCAATGCAGGTTCCCCCAGTCCCAAGAGCTGTCCTGTGACCCACTCCTGAGACGTAGACAGCCTGTAGCTGGAAATAGCAGTCCTCCCCAAACCTTTGTATAACAGGCTTGGGTCCAgaaatctgttttttattttataaataagtctGCAGGTAATTTTTTGCACCCCCAGATTTGGGAACCTGGGCTCTAACAAGTCATGAGTCTGTGGTTCATGTCGGTGGAGGACGCTGTGGGGACACGAAGGGGagaatcagagaaggcttcatggaggaggtgatcTTTGTGTTGATTCCTGACAGCTGAGTGTGTATTACCTAAGTGGACGGAGGATTTGTATGAGTGGGGTGGGGGCTCTACAAAATGAAGGAACATCATGGGCAAAGCTATGGGGGTGTGAAACAGCTTCCTTCAGGAACAAAGGAGCCAAAGTGGATGGCAGTGGCTGGAGAGCTGAGCTCCAACCTCTGCTGTTACAGCCCATCTCATGCCTTTGTGAGCTCTGTGGGGCCTTGTGGAACCAAGCTGAGAGCCCAATCAGGCAGGGGTGATtttccctggcctgagtgagccttGGGTTTCACTGGGCTCTGAGGCCAGACCCTCAATCTTCACAGGAAAGTtacactttttatctttttgaaccTGAACTGTCAACCCCTTTTCGTGGTGAGCGCAGCGAAAGGGCAGCAGCTTACGGCCGACTTCCTGGTCCTCCAACAAGGATCGAGGCAGCTGGGCCCAACTGTCAGGAGTCTCACAGTGAAACCCTGATGGCTTGTGGGCAGTAGTGGTTTGGATGGTCTCCTGGGGGCCCCCAGAGTCTCAGTTATTTGGGGAAAATCAGACATCCGGGAGTCAGATTCTCACTCTCTCCCTCACCCATCCATGCCCACCTAGAGCATAATTACgaatattaaatcatttaataggTGGGTTAGCGTAATGCCTGGTGTatagtgagtgctcaataaatgttagctattatgatTGTTTTACTCATTCATTCGCTCTGCTTTTAGTCATTCATTTACccactattcattcattcattcattcaccccaATTCACTCATTAATTCAGCACAAATTCATTGCACATCTTGCCTTCATCTGTGCTGGGCCTGCCTTAGCCCAAACCCCTCCTGTGATGGACGCTCCCATAACTCAACATCGGTCAACATAGGTCTGGGAATTCAAACACACTCCCGTTTACCTGTGAGCACGAATACCTTTAATGACAGCAGTGCCTCTCACCCAAACAAGTGACAACAGATGGCCCCTTGCGGACCCCTTGCAGCCTTCAGCCACATTTGACCATCTCTCTCCCAAATGGCCAAATGGTGCTGAGTGTCTCTACCTTGGCACCAAGCTTTACTGAACACCAGCTAGATGCCTGAATCTGGAGCCCACACATGGCTGTGGCAGGGGCAAAGTGGAAGATGAAGGGAACTACTTCTTAGGGAATTGGCAGTGAGGATTCGGAGCCGTGCATAGCCtttgatttaattatttattcatgtatctctctgtctcttccaaGACTTGGA harbors:
- the LOC117202385 gene encoding heterogeneous nuclear ribonucleoproteins A2/B1-like isoform X2 — protein: MAEASKPMMKKTSKSVPLERNKREKEQFRKLFIGGLSSETTEERLWNHYQQWGYLTDCVLVRDPVSQKARRFGFVMFSSMAEVDAVMAARPHSTDGKTVTPKRAVPREDYGKPGALVTVKKLFVGGIAEDTEERHLRDYFEKYGKINAIEIITDGQSGKKRGFGFVAFDDHDPVDKVVLQKNHTVNGHHAEVRKALSRQEMQEGPCSRSGRGRNAGFVYFHGGGGKFGAGNFGGRNFTGGSDGYGRGHTFGDGYHGSGGGPGGGNLGGSPGHGGGRGGYGGGYGYQDGSSRAGYDNYRRRNYGSQNYSDWGFPAETSKYELLKSGKLSGSRNMGGSYSGGSYGPRGNGGSGGYGQTR
- the LOC117202385 gene encoding heterogeneous nuclear ribonucleoproteins A2/B1-like isoform X1, translating into MAEASKPMMKKTSKSVPLERNKREKEQFRKLFIGGLSSETTEERLWNHYQQWGYLTDCVLVRDPVSQKARRFGFVMFSSMAEVDAVMAARPHSTDGKTVTPKRAVPREDYGKPGALVTVKKLFVGGIAEDTEERHLRDYFEKYGKINAIEIITDGQSGKKRGFGFVAFDDHDPVDKVVLQKNHTVNGHHAEVRKALSRQEMQEGPCSRSGRGRNAGFVYFHGGGGKFGAGNFGGRNFTGGSDGYGRGHTFGDGYHGSGGGPGGGNLGGSPGHGGGRGGYGGGYGYQDGSSRAGYDNYRRRNYGSQNYSDWGFPGGTVVKNPAANAGDMGSSPGLGGSHMLRSN